The segment CGCTCATCACGATCACGCCCGAGGCGCCGTCCGTGATGCCGCTGCAGTCATAGAGGTGCAGCGGCGGTGCGATCTCCGGGGATTCTTCGACGTCCTCGGGATCGATCTCGCGCTGGAACTGCGCGAAGTCCGTCTTCGCGGCGTTCGACTTGTTCTTGGCCGCGACTTGCGAGAGCTGTTCTCGAGTCGTGCCGTGCTCGTGCATGTGTCGCTGGGCGTACCAGGCGAAAAACGGCGGCGCGGAGAGCCCGTTGACGCCGTCGAACTCCCGGTCGAGCACGTTCGACATCGAGGCCTGCATCTCGGGCATCTGTTCTTTCCCGAGGTTCATCTTCTCGACGCCGAGGACGAGCGCGGTGTCGAGTTGCCCGGCCGCGATGGCGAGCCACGCGTAGCGAAGCGCGGCCTGGCCACTTGCACAGGCCAGTTCCGTTCGCGCGATCATCTCCGTCACGTCGATGCCGAGCAGTTCGGCGACCAGCGGCGCGACGTGCGATTGGAACGCGAACCGCTCGGGCTGAACCGCGCCGACGAACAGCCCCTCGATGTCTTCGGGACCGACATCGGGAACCGCGTCGAAGGTCGCCTTCCCGCCCTCTTGGGCGAGGTCCTTCCAGCTCGCGTCGCGGTCGCCCCAGTCCGAGGTGCCGCCGCCGACGATTGCGACGTTGCGGGTCATCTCACTCACCCGTAAACTCCGGCTCGCGGTTCTCCCTGAACGCCGTGACGCCCTCGTACATGTCGTCGGTGGTCGTCAGCAGGGCGAACGACTGCTTTTCCATCTCGAGGGCCGTCTCGAGGCTGGCCTCCTGTCCGTCGTTGATGACCTGCTTCGCGGCCTTGAGCGCGACCGGCGGGCCGGTGACGAGATCCGAGACCACGTCGTCGACGACATCCTCGAACTCCTCGTCGGCGACGGCGTGGTTCAGGATGCCCCACTCTTCGGCTTCCTCGGCACCGATCTTGAGACCGCGGAACACCATCTCCTTCGCTCGGTTCTCGCCGACGAGCCTGACGAGTCGCTGGGTCGCGCCGCCGCCGGGGATCAGGCCGAGATCCGTCTCGGGCGTGCCGATGGTCGACCCCTCCTTGCCGATCCGGATGTCACAGGCCAGCGCGAGTTCGATGCCCGCGCCGAGACAGAAGCCGTCGATCTTCGCGACCGTCGGCCGGTCGAACTCGTAGACGGTGGTGAACACGTCGTCGGGATCCATGATGTCGACCGGTTCGCCGGCGGTGAAGCCGGTGATGTCCGCCCCGGAGCTAAATGCTCGATCTCCAGCGCCCGAGAAGACGACGCAGCTCACCTCGTCGACGTCGACGTCGGTCAGCAGGCGGTCGATCTCGGCGAACATGTCTTCGGACATCGAGTTCAACCGCTCCTGCCGGTCGAGGGTCACGTCGAGGACGCCCTCGTCGGTGAGTTCCCAGTCGAGGTAGTGATACGGCGGATCCGTTCGGTAGTCGTAGAACCCTTTGCCGGCGTCCTCGCCGGTGTGTCCCTCCTCGACGAGTTCGACGAGGTACTCCGCCGGCTCGTAGCGGTCGGCACCGTACTCCGCGTGTAGTTCCTCGAGTTTCTCGAGGACGGCATCGAGGCCGACGCGGTCGCCGCGCCGGCACATCCCCTCTGGGAAGCTGCCGCCGAGGCGGAGTCCGATATCGATCGCTTCGGGCGTCGCCACGTCGTTGCCGACGAGCCACGCCGCGTTGTTGATCATAACCGCCTCGGTTCGGAGGGTGTCGAAGTCGCCGGCGTCGGTCGGCCCGTAGTCGACGCCGTCAGCGTCGTCGCGACCCGCCTCGCCGCTTTCGTATTCGTAGAACCCCTTCCCGGTCTTCTTCCCGAGGTGCTCGTTTTCGACCTTCTCGGCGACCACGGGCGGAACGGGCTGGTCGGAGGCGTCTCGGAAGTGATAGCCGATGTCGATGCCGCCGAAGTCGTTGAGTTCGAACGGCCCCATCGGGTAGCCCCGCTCGTAGACCATCGTCGCGTCGGCGGTTCGAACGTCCGTCTCGTCGTTCGAGAGCATCCAGGCCGCCTCCTCCATGAACGGCACGAGGACGGTGTTGACGACGAAGCCGTGGACGTCTTTGTGAACGTGGATCGGTCGCTTGTCGACCGACTCGGCCCACTCGTAGGCGCGCTCGGCGTACTCCTCGCTCGTGGCCTCACCGCGGATGACCTCGACGAGGTCCATCTTCACCGGCGGGTTGAAAAAGTGCAGTCCGACGACCTGCTCGGGCCGATCGGTCGCGGTTGCGATCTCCGAGATGGAGAGACTCGAGGTGTTCGACGCCAGAATCGCGTGCTCGGGCGCGTGTTCGTCGACCGTCGAGAAGGTATCTCTCTTGATATCCATCTGCTCGGGGACGGCCTCGATCACCAGATCCGCGTCCGAGACGGCGTCGGCCAGATCGGTGGTGGTTTCGATCCGCTCGAGGACCGCGTTGGCGTCCTCGTCGATCTGGCCCTTCTCCGCGAGCTTTCCGACGCTCCACTCGATGTTCTCGTAGCCGTCCTGTACGAGGTCTGTTTCGATATCGCGCATCGTAACTTCGTAGCCGCCGATCGCGGCGACCTCCGCGATGCCGTGTCCCATGCTTCCCGCGCCGAGAACCGCGACTCGTCTCACCGTGTCAATCGTCATCACGTAAATCTGCGTGTTTCGATCCCATATATCTTTGGAACCTCTGCGTAGAACGCCTGCGCTTTGCCGTCTATTGGTGGATTTATGCCGACCGATCGCTCCCAAACGCTGGCGGCTCGGGAGACAGCCCATTCGGTTGGCGACCTCGAGTGAAATCCGTCTAAAATACTTAGAAACAGGGCTGGACGCTGTGCCATGACGAATTCTTCAGGAACTATCCTGTAATAAACGCCGCATCAGCACCGAGTTACAATCATATTACTGTAAAACAGTATGTATCGGTTGCGAAAATCCGTCTATCTTAGTTGGACGCTATCTAGTTACTCGTTCTACACCTCTCCTCTGGACTCGTCCAAGCGTGTCGTTTTGCCGCGAACCACCGATCCGTCCAATATGACCGAACGGCTTAACAGGAACAACGTACTTGGTAGTTTTATGCCAAGTGCAACGCCCTCGCTCACGTCGGTCCAGCGGGCCTTCGACGTCATCCGGTTGCTCTGGGAAACCAACGGCGCGGGCCCGTCGGAGATCGCCGCGCGGATGGAGATCCCGAAAAGCACCGCGCACGTCTATCTGCGGACCCTCGAGTCGACCGGCTACGTCGTCAATCGGGGCGGCGAGTACTCGCTCAGTTACAAGTTCCTCTCGACGGGGTCGCGGATCAAGTACCGAAGCCGGATCTACCAGGTCTCGAAACTCGAACTCAAGCGT is part of the Halostagnicola kamekurae genome and harbors:
- a CDS encoding thiolase C-terminal domain-containing protein; translated protein: MTRNVAIVGGGTSDWGDRDASWKDLAQEGGKATFDAVPDVGPEDIEGLFVGAVQPERFAFQSHVAPLVAELLGIDVTEMIARTELACASGQAALRYAWLAIAAGQLDTALVLGVEKMNLGKEQMPEMQASMSNVLDREFDGVNGLSAPPFFAWYAQRHMHEHGTTREQLSQVAAKNKSNAAKTDFAQFQREIDPEDVEESPEIAPPLHLYDCSGITDGASGVIVMSEEKAREVTDTPAWITGSGQSSMAGNSINNLPSYDGWPQAREASQNAYEQAGIEDPLEEIDVAEVHDCFSISEIIEYEELGFCERGEGGQFIEDGRSHIDGDVAVNTRGGLLGCGHPLGATGVSQALEITQQFQGTVSSDRQVEDATTGLIHNLSGSASVHSVMTLGRDPQ
- a CDS encoding 3-hydroxyacyl-CoA dehydrogenase/enoyl-CoA hydratase family protein, which encodes MTIDTVRRVAVLGAGSMGHGIAEVAAIGGYEVTMRDIETDLVQDGYENIEWSVGKLAEKGQIDEDANAVLERIETTTDLADAVSDADLVIEAVPEQMDIKRDTFSTVDEHAPEHAILASNTSSLSISEIATATDRPEQVVGLHFFNPPVKMDLVEVIRGEATSEEYAERAYEWAESVDKRPIHVHKDVHGFVVNTVLVPFMEEAAWMLSNDETDVRTADATMVYERGYPMGPFELNDFGGIDIGYHFRDASDQPVPPVVAEKVENEHLGKKTGKGFYEYESGEAGRDDADGVDYGPTDAGDFDTLRTEAVMINNAAWLVGNDVATPEAIDIGLRLGGSFPEGMCRRGDRVGLDAVLEKLEELHAEYGADRYEPAEYLVELVEEGHTGEDAGKGFYDYRTDPPYHYLDWELTDEGVLDVTLDRQERLNSMSEDMFAEIDRLLTDVDVDEVSCVVFSGAGDRAFSSGADITGFTAGEPVDIMDPDDVFTTVYEFDRPTVAKIDGFCLGAGIELALACDIRIGKEGSTIGTPETDLGLIPGGGATQRLVRLVGENRAKEMVFRGLKIGAEEAEEWGILNHAVADEEFEDVVDDVVSDLVTGPPVALKAAKQVINDGQEASLETALEMEKQSFALLTTTDDMYEGVTAFRENREPEFTGE